The window CGAGCACCAGACCCGTTTTGCCGGCCGCGCCATCCAGCAGATCTACCATGTGGACTTCTTCAACCAGGAGGGCGACAAGGTGGCCGAGGCCGACAGCTGGTGCTTTCGCACCGAGCGCGACCATGCGCGAGAGCAGGGCAGCAAATACCTCAACGTACGCGAACGCGGTCCCCGCCAGTACACGGACGAAGAGCTGAACGAGGCCTACAAGCTCTACCGCAACGAGGAAGTGCGTGGCGCAGTGCCTCGTTACTGGGAGGACGTGAACGTGGGCGACCAGCTGCCCACCATGTTCAAGGGGCCGATGACCGTGACCGGCTTCATCGCCTATGCGCAGGGCTGGGGCGGTCTGTACATCCGCGCCAACAAGCTGGCGTGGAAGCTGATCGACGCGCACCCCGGCGTAGGCATCAAGAACCGCTTCGGCATCCCTGACGTGCCAGAGCGCGTGCACTGGGAGGAAGACTTTGCGCTGGAAGTGGGCGCACCAGGTGCTTACGACTACGGCCCGGAGCGCACCTCATGGCTCACGCACCACCTCACTAACTGGATGGGCGACACGGGCTTTCTGCACAAGGCCAGTTGCAAGATCCGCCGCCACAATCCCGAGGGCGACATGCTGTTCATCAAAGGCAAGGTCACCCGCAAGTTCGTGGAGAACGGCCAGCACCTGGTCGAGATCGAACAGGAGGCGCACAACCAGGACGGCGAGCTGTCGGTGCTCGGCGGTGGCGTGGTGGTGTTGCCCAGCCGCGGGTGAAGATCAGCATGACTAGCTTCAGCGCCACGGCGCTGGAGGGCCTGCGGGTGGTGGACCTCACCCGCGTGCTCGCAGGCCCCCTTTGCACCCAGATGCTCGCTGACAACGGCGCCCAGGTGGTCAAGATCGAACCGCCTGGTGGCGACGAGACGCGGCACCTGGGGCCGCCATACGACGAGATGGGGCACTCCGCGTACTTTGCCGCGCTCAACCGGGGCAAAAAGGCCATCAGCCTGGACCTGAGCCAGAGCGATGCACAGGAGGTGCTGCACCGCCTGCTGCAGGACGCCGATGTGCTGGTGGAGAACTTCCTGCCCGGCACCATGGAGAAATGGGGCCTGGGCTACGAAGACGTGCTGGCCCAGCGCTACCCGCGCCTCATCTACTGCGCCATCTCGGGCTTTGGTCGCGACGGGCCGCTGGGCGGGCTGCCGGGCTACGACGCGGTGTTGCAGGCGCAGTGCGGGCTGATGAGCATCAACGGCGAATCGGCCACGGGTGCCACGCGCATGGGTATCCCCATCGTGGACCACCTCACGGGTTATGTGGCACTCACGGGCATCCTCATGGCCCTGTGCAGCCGGCACCAAAGCGGCGCGGGGCAGCGGGTGGAGGCCACCCTGTACGACACGGCGCTGAGCCTGCTGCTGCCCCATGCGTCGAACTGGTTTGCGTCCAAGAAGACACCGGGCTTGCTGGGCAGCGCGCACCCCAACATCGCGCCTTATGACAAGTTCAGGGCGCGCGACGGCCATGTGTTCATCGGCATCCTGAACGATGGCCAGTTCCGCCGGTTCGGCCTGCACATCGGGTGCCCCGGTCTGCCGGACGACCCGAGGTTTCACACCAACGCCGACCGCATCGAGCACCGCCAGGCGCTCAAGGACCTCATCGAGGCCGCCATTGCCACCGCAGACTGCGAGCCGCTGTGCGAGGCGCTGATGCGTGTGGGCGTGCCTGCCGGGGTGGTGAACGATGTACCGCAGGCGCTGGCCCAGGCGCACTGCGCACACCGCCAGATGGTGATTCGGCAGGGCCCGTTCACGGCGCTGCGCGGCCCGGCGCGGCTGTACGGCACCCCGGCCCTGCCAGGGGCTCCGCCACCGGACTTCAGCCAGCATGCCGACGAGGTACTGGCCGATCTCGGATTCAATGACGCCCAGAGGCGCGACTTGTACAGCCGGGGTATTGCCCGCACTCGCCCGCTCTGATTTGCAGATCACAAAAAAGATAGGAGACAAGCATGCGAACCATCGCTGCCATCATGACTGCTGCCGGTTTGATTGCGACCGCTGCGGCGACCCATGCACAGGCCCCGCAGCCCCCTTACCCCATCAAACCCATCAGGGTCATCGTGGCCTACGCCGCCGGCCAGGGCACCGATGTGGCGACCCGGCTGCTGGGCGAGCAGCTCTCCCGAGAGCTGGGCCAGCCCTTTGTCGTGGAGAACAAGGCCGGCGCCGGCGGTATTCTGGGGACCGAGCTGGCGGCACAGGCTGCCGGGGACGGCTACACCCTGACCATGGGGACCAATGCGACCCATGTCCTGAACCAGTACCTCTATGCCAAGATGCCGTTCGACCCGGAGAAGGACTTCGAGCCCATCGCCATGGTGGGCACCTTTCCGATGGTGCTCGCTGCGGGCGCCGCCACCCCGTACCGTGCGGTCGGCGACGTGCTGGATGCCGTCAAACGCACGCCCGGGTCCAGCGACATCGCCATGCCCAGTACCTCGGCGCGCCTGGTGCTCGAATTCTTGAAAGAGCGCTCGGGGGCCCCGCTTTTTGGTATCCCGTACAAGGGCTCGGGCAGCGCCATGACCGATGTGCTCGGTGGTCAGCTCGCGGTGACGATCGACACCCCGCTGGCACTGCGCCCCCACCTGGCGGCCGGCAAGCTGCGTGCCATCGGCGTCACTTCGGCCACACCCAGCAGCCTGGTGCCGGGGGTCAAGCCCGTGGCCGAACAAGGGTATCCCGGCTTCGAGTTCGTTGCCTGGAATGCACTCTACGCCCCCAAGGGCACGCCGGCCGAAATCACCCGGGTGCTCAATGCGGCGGTCAACAAGGTGCTGGCCAAGCCCGAGGTGCGCCAGCGTTTGCTGGATCTGGGATTTGAGCCCGCAGGGGGAAGCGCTGCGTACCTGGGGGTCTTCGCCAAGAAGGAGCGGCAGCGCTGGGCGCCCATCATCAAGGCGGCCGGTATCCGCGCGGACTGAAGGCCCGGCCCTTCAAGAGCCCGTTTGGAACGTGCCGGGGAACAGATTCCCCGGCACTTCGATGGTGGCAGGTGCATAGCGCAGCCGGGCACGCATCAGCGGGGTGGTCCCGGTCTGGCCACGCTCCTCGCTCCAGGCCTCGATGGCAACACTGGCATCCTGGTCGCTGCAGGACAGCAGATGGCCCGTGAACGTGACACATTGCCCCAGCCGGGGTCGGGCCAGCAGTACCACATCGGACAGACCCACCAGGGCCACCGGCGCCGCAAAATGCTGGCCGGGCAGCACGGCGCCAGCCAGGTCCATCTGGGCCAGCAGCCAGCCCGTGGGTACCTGGCCGCTGGCGTCGATGTGGGCGGGCATGGTCATGGTTTTGAGCAGGGTCTGCGGCACGGCAGTGCGGGGCTCTTGCATGGTTCAGCTCCCTCCCTGCAGGCGTGACAGCTCGGCCGCCTCCCGCTGCATCACCTGGGCCAGTTGCTGCACCACCGCAGCGCCCATCTGGCTGCTGAGCCCCACCACCACCAGCGTATGCACCAGCCGCCCCCCCGGGGCAAACACCGGCACGGCCACCACGGTGATGCCCGCCATGAAGTTGTCTCGGTCCAGGCTCCAGCCCCGGGACCGCGTCAGCTCGACCTCCTTCTTCCAGGTGGTGTACGTGGGGGCCTTGTCCCACACCACGTGGGCAAATTTCTCTTTCAGCACGGGCCAGGGTTCACCGCTGTAGGCGGCAATCAGCCGCCCCGTGGCGCTGACCAGCGTGTCGAACTGGCTGCCCACGTCGGTGTGCACGCGAAACGGCTGGCTGGAGCGTGACAGCGCCAGCACCATCACCGTTTGCCGCGCAGTGATCTCCACGCCCATGGCCGTCACGCCAAACTGCGCGGCCAGACGGTCGAGCACCGGCTGCACGAGCTGCGTGAAGCCGCCGCCCTCCAGCACGCTGCGCGCCAGGCTGATCATGCCGGTGCCCAGCGCGTAGCGTTTGGTGCCCGCGTCGAGAGTGACCAGGTCCTCGGCCACCAGCACCCGCAGGATGTGCAGGCAGGTGCTCGGCACCAGATGCAGGGCCTCGGCCACGGTCTTCAATGTGAGCGGCTGCTTGTGTTCGCCCAGCAGCCGCAGGATGGCGATGGAACGTGTCACGGCGGGCACGGGCCGCACGCGCATGCCCTTCGCGGGCTTGGCTTCTGCAGGTTGCGGGGCGGGCTTGGAGCGGGTGACCATGTGGGTGTGCTTGGGCTTCAAACCCGCAAGCGTAAACCCATTTACGGCCGCATCGGCCGCAGTGCTGCGTTGCGGCTGGGCCCCGAACAATGCCATCAGGCTGTGGTGGGCTGGAATGTCCAAGGCGTGCTCCTTGTCTGGGTACAAAGAAATTTCGGCCGCAATGGGGCGGTCTGGGGATTGGGGGGGTGGCAGGCCGGCCTTGTCTCAGGGCTTCATGGCCTTCAGGAGGGCATGGGCCGTGAGGACCAGGCTCTCGCCTGCGCGCAACTCGCCCCGCATGAAGACCAGGCTGGCGGTGCGCTGTATCACTTCGGCCCGTGCCTCGACAAACTGGCCGGCCCGCACCGGGCTCACAAAGTGGGAGTCCAGCTGCAGCGTGACGCAAGGAGCACGATCACAGGCTTCCCACGCCACTGCGCTCAGTGCATGGTCCATCAGGGTCATCAGGGCGCCGCCATGGCCCGCCCCCGCTGGGTTGAGGTGCTGGGGCCCGACCGCAAAGCCGTACGCCCAGCCGTGCTCCTCCCGCTTGGCCCACAGCGGCCCTGCATGCTGGATGAAACCGGGCAGGCTGCGGGCCTTCCAGCCCGCGGCTGGGGGAGAGGGGGTATCAAGCAATGGGGTCTCCTCACATCTATCGTTGCGGCAGATGCAAAGAAAATTGTACAGTTAAATTTTAATTGTCTTAGTACAATATCTATCGATGATGTGTAGGCCCGCCCGGTGGGCCCCACCACGGGTGCTGGGCACAAAGCCAGGCACTGCTCCCATGGCGTGGCCTGGACGCAAGAGTCGCCGCCACGGGTCTCCTGTGGAACGGCATTCCATCGGACAAACAGGCGGGAATCCGCAGACAGTGCCGCAGCCCGGCAAGGCGCATCCACAACGCCATGCGTGGGAAGGCACGCCGCATCAGGGCAGCTGCACCGTCTCGGCCAGGTGCCCGTACACCGTCGCAATGCGCCGCAGGTGCCGCGACTCCGGGTGGGTCAGCAGCCACAGCTCGGTTTCGCCATCGGCCAGCGAGCCCGTGAGTGGGCGCAGGTCGCTGCGGCCCTGGGCCAGAAAGAGGGGCAACACCCCCACGCCCATGCCCAGGGCCACCAGTTCCATCACCGTGAGCAGGCTGTTGACGCGGTAGGTGGGCTGGGCCCTGGGGTATTGCTTCTTGCGCCAGCGCACCGAGGGGTGGTCGGGCAGGGCGTCGTCGGGCGCAATCCAGGCGGCGCGGCCGGCCTCCACGTCCGACAAGGCCAGCGTGCTGGCGGTGCCTGCGTACAAGGCCGAGCGGATCATGCCCAGCTGGCGCCCCACCAGGTGTTGCGGCGGGCGCTTGGTGGCGCGCACGGCGATGTCGGTGTCGCGCCGCGTCAGGCTCACCAGCTCGTTGCCGGCGTGCAGCTCGTACACGAGGGCAGAGTGCCGGGGCTGCAGCACCTGCAGGGCCGGGGCGATAAGGCCGTGCAGGATGGTGTCGGTGGTGGAGATGCGCACCGTGCCCGACACCTGTTCGGGCTGCGCCTGCGCGGCAGAGCGGGCGGCCTCCAGGGCGGCTTCCACGCGCTCGGCCTGCTCGGCCAGGGCCTGGGCCAGTTCCGACGGGCGATAGCCCGCGCGTGAGCGGTCGAACAGCGACTGGCCCAACCCCCGCTCAATGCGCTGGATGGCGCGGAACACCGTGGACGCGTCCACACCCAGCCGCTCCCCGGCGGCGGCCAGGGTACCGGTGCGCGCCATGGCCAGCAGCACTTCCAGCTCGGCGGCGCCCAGCTGGTATTGCGCTGATGCAACGGTTGATTTCATGGTCGCTTGCTTTGTTTGCGTTGTTGCAAGCATAGATTCTGCCTGTCGCCGGCCGTTGCTGTGTACCGATGGGTATCCGTGGGTGCCGAGGAGCGACATATTCCAACCGTTTTTACAGAAAGCCCCGTTCCCATGAAGCTCTACTACGCCCCCGGTGCCTGCTCGCTCGCCGTCCACATTGCCCTGCGCGAGGTTGGCGTTCCGTTCGATCTGGTCAAGGTGGACCTGGTGCGCCACACCACCGAGACCGGCGCCAACTACCTCGACATTGCCCCGCGCGGCTATGTGCCCCTGCTGGAGCTGGCCGACCAGTCGCGCCACACCGAAGCAGCGGCGTTGCTGCAGTACGTGGCCGACCTGGATCCGGCGCGCGCATTCATCGGACAGCCCGGCTCCAGCGAGCGGCTGGCCGTGCTGGAGTGGCTCACCTTCGTCAGCACCGAACTGCACAAGGGCTTCAGCCCCTGGCTGTGGCACAAGGAGACGGCCGACTCCACGCGCCAGGCCGTCAAGGCCAAACTGGCCGTGCGTTTTGCCGAGATGGACGCCGTGCTGTCGCGCAGCGACTTTCTGGCGGGCCGCTACAGCGTGGCCGATGCCTATGGCTTCACCATCGTCAACTGGTCGAACCTGCTGGGCATCCCTCTCACCGCCTACCCGCACCTGCAGGCCTGGATGGCACGCGTGGCGGCGCGCCCGCAGGTGCAGGCTGCGCTGCGCGCCGAGGGGTTGCTGTCGTGATGGCCCAGACCACAGCGCCCGCTGCGCTCACTCTGGTCTCGCACGCGCTGTGCCCCTATGTGCAGCGCGTGGCCATCGTGCTGCACGAAAAGGGCCTGGCGTTTGAGCGCCGCACCATCGACCTGGCCCGCAAGCCCGACTGGTTTCTGGCGATCTCGCCGCTGGGCAAGACTCCGGTCTTGCAGGTGCGCGGCCAGAGCCTGTTTGAGTCGGCCGTGATCTGCGAATACCTGGACGAGGTGGCCATGCCCGTGCTGCACCCGCAAGACCCGCTGCAGCGCGCGCGCCACCGGGCGTGGATGGAGTTTGGCTCTGCGGTGCTGAACACCATCGGCGCCTTCTACGCCGCGCCCGATGAGGCCGCGGTGCAGGCCCGCGCGCAAGACCTGCGCAGCCGCTTTGTGCAGATCGAAGAGGCGCTGGGCCAGCGCAGCGCGCCGGGGCCGTACTTTGCAGGGCTGCACTTTGGCATGGTGGATGTGGTGTTCGGCCCGGTGTTCCGGTACTTCGACGTCATCGACACCTTGCCGGGCATGGATGACCTGGCGCTTTGGCAAGGCTTGCCGCTGGTGCAGCAGTGGCGTGCGGCGCTGGCGGTGCGCCCTTCGGTGCAGCAGGCCGTGGGCACGGACTATGCCGAGGGCTTGCGCGCATTTTTGCGTGCGCGTGGCTCTGCCCTGTCGCTGCGCATGCAGGCAGTGGCCGCCTAAGCCCTGCACGCCTCACAGCTCAATCCGCCCAGGTGCCCGGTGCCAGCCCGTCCAGCGTGTACGGCCCGATGGCTGCGCGGATCAGCCGCAGCGTGGGGTGGCCCACGGCGGCCGTCATGCGGCGCACCTGGCGGTTGCGGCCTTCGCGGATGATGAGTTCGATCCAGGTGGTGGGGATGGCTTTGCGCTCGCGGATGGGTGGGGTGCGGTCCCACACTTGGGGTGCGGGCTCCAGCAGCCGTGCGCGGGCGGGCAGGGTGGGGCCGTCATTCAGCACCACGCCGCTGCGCAGCGCGGCCAGCGCAGCCTCATTGGGGATGCCCTCCACCTGCACCCAGTAGGTCTTCTCCATCTTGAAGCGCGGGTCGGCAATGCGGGCCTGTTGCTTGCCGTCGTTGGTCAGCAGCAGCAGCCCTTCGCTGTCGGCGTCCAGCCGCCCGGCCACGTACACGCCGGGCAGGTCGATGTAGTCCTTCAGGCCCTGCCACTTGCCCTCGGGCGTGAACTGGCTCAGCACGCCGTAGGGTTTGTTGAAGCGGATCAAGCGCGGTGTCATGGGGTTGGTTTCAAGCAAAAAGGGCCGGATGCGCCAGTGCAATATGCGCTGGATGCTATCAAATGCATAGTAATGAAGCCCGGCACCATCAGGCCGGCACGAACAGCGCCGGGTCCACCATGGTGCGGTTCAGCATCACGCCCCAGTGCAGGTGCGGGCCGGTCACGCGGCCGGTGGCGCCCACCTTGCAGAACGCGTCGCCGGCCTGCAGCACATCGCCCACGCGCACGTCCATGCTGCTCAGGTGGCAGTACATCGTCAGCAGGCCCTGGCCGTGGTCCAGCCACACCGTGCCGCCGTTGAAGAAGTAGTCGCCCACGTCAATCACCCGGCCCGGCAGCGGCGCCACGATGGGCGTGCCGGTGGCGGCGGCAATGTCCATGCCGCTGTGCGGATTGCGCGGCTGGCCGTTGAACACGCGGCGCAGCCCGAACGAGCTGGACCGCCGCCCCGGCACGGGCACGCGCATGCGCAGCGATGCCAGCGCCACGCCCGCGGGCTGTTCGGTGAAGGTGGTCATTACCTGGGCCTGGTGGTCGCGCTCACGCTCGTAGCGGGCCTGGTCCTCGGGCGACAGGTCCACCGTGCGGGGCGATACCTTGAGGTGCTGCTCCTTGTACTGCTTGGGGGCCACGCTGTAGTGCACCAGGCGCGGGCTGCCGCCGCCCTCGGGCAGCACGCTGATGAAGGCATCGCCGGGCGCTGCCGCCAGCGGTATGCCCACGATGGCCGTCCACTCAATGGCATCGCCCACCACGCGCAGCGGCACATCCACCTCGCCCTGGCGCAACTGCGCCACCGGCCGCGTGGCCGCCGGGCCCAGCGACAGCCGCGCCACGCCCCCCGGCACCTGCAGCGCCTGGGGCCACACAGTGGGCGCGGGTGGCAAGGGCTTGGCGTGCAGGGGCGCCACCAGGGCAGGCTGCGCCAGCAGGCCCGCCGTGCCGATCAAGGCGCTGCGGCGGGTGACGGAGAGGGCGGGGCGGAGGGGAGCAGGGCGGGCAGATTCAGGCACGGCGGAGAAGGGCGAGAACAAAAAACAAAGAGGCAGCGCGAGGGGGTGTAGCGATGGACAAAGCGCACCGCTGTCTTGGCCGACAAGGGCCATTGTGCCCCCGGTGTTGGCGGCGTCCGCCTACATCGCGCGTGCATGGTGCCACCTACCATCGCGCCATGCCACCCGCCGCCCCTCGTCGCCGCCGCTCCACCATGCTCACTGTTTTGCTCACGGCCCTGGCCACGGGGGCCCTTGTCCTGTTGGCACTCAACTTCACGGCGGGCGAGAAAAAGGTGCAGCAGCAGCTGCCGCGCCTGTACACCACCGCCCACCCGCAGTTCGAGCGTGCCCTGGGCAGCCTGCTCGGCCCAGGCATTGTGGGCGGCAATGCGGTGACGGAGCTGATCAACGGCGACCAGATCTTTCCGCCCATGCTGGCCGCCATCAAGGCCGCCCAAAAGAGCGTCACCTTCGAAACCTACATCTACTGGTCGGGCGACATCGGCAAGCAGTTTGCCGACGCCCTGAGCGAGCGCGCCCGCGCCGGTGTGCCCGTGCATGTGCTGCTCGACTGGGTGGGCAGCGCCAAGATGGAAGAGAGCTACCTGGCCGAGATGAAGGAGGCCGGGGTGCAGATTGAAAAATTCCACAAACCGCATTGGTACAACCTGGCCCGCCTGAACAACCGCACCCACCGCAAGCTGCTGGTGGTGGACGGGCAGGTGGGCTTTACCGGCGGCGTGGGCATTGCGCCCGCGTGGACGGGCAACGCGCAAGACCCCGACCACTGGCGCGACTCGCACTACCTGGTGCGCGGCCCCGCCGTGGCGCAGATGCAGGCCACGTTTCTGGACAACTGGCTCAAGGTCACCGGCAAGGTGCTGCATGGCGAGGCGTACTTTCCGGCCATTGCTCCAGCGGGTGGGCAAAAGGCGCAGATGTTCTCCAGCTCGCCATCGAGCGGCAGCGAGAGCATGCAGCTCATGTACCACCTGGCCATCACGGCAGCCGAGCGCAGCATCGACCTGTCGGTGGCCTACTTTGTGCCCGACGACCTGACCCGCAAGCTGCTGATGGATGCGCTGGCGCGCGGCGTGCGCGTGCGCCTGGTCACCCCCGGCGAGCACACCGATACCGAAACGGTGAAGGCCGCATCCCGCGCCACCTGGGGCGAGCTGCTGCAGGCCGGGGCCGAGATTTACGAGTACGGGCCCACCATGTACCACTGCAAGGTCATGATCGTGGACCTGCTGCTGGTGTCGGTGGGCTCCACCAATTTTGACAACCGCTCGTTCCGCCTGAACGACGAGGCCAACCTGAACGTGTATGACGCCGCCTTTGCGCAGCGCCAGACGCTGGTGTTTGAAGACGACATAAAGCGGTCACGCCGCGTGACCTACGAGGCGTGGCTGGAGCGGCCGTGGAGCGAAAAGCTGCACGAAAAGATGACCGGGCTGCTGCGCTCGCAGTTGTAAGCCGACTGCAGCGCCCGGTGTTTCACGGGTCAGTGCGTCACAAACTCGTACGCCACTTCTTCGCTCTCCACCATCTCCAGCACCTCGTTGAGCTCGTCCTCGTTCTCGCTGCTGCTCCACATGTCTTCGGGGTCGTTGGCAAACAGGGGCTCGATGGCCAGGTCCAGAAATTTGTTGTCGGCCATCTGGATGACGGGCGTGCCTTCCGAGGTTTCGACCAGTTGCCAGTCGTCGGGCACGGTCATTTCGAGCTGGATGGTGACGTTGAGTTTTTTCATGGGGTTCCTTGTTGGGTAGGGGCGGTGGGTGGTTGGCGCCAGCCGTTGGCAGCGCCGTCAGGGCATGCAGGGTAACCCAGCAGGGTGGCAGTGCCTGCGCGGTGCCATCATGGGGCACGCACAGTGACACGCACATGGCACGTTGAATGCTTGGTGCTGGCGTATTCTTTGGTGGCCCCGCCGCGGCCGGTGCGTGCAGCATTGGCCGGGCGGGCTTGATTTATCCCTTCTGCATCCCTTTGCGTTCTGGAGCCCTTTCCCATGATCCCCAAGAAAACACTCGCCGTTGCTGCGGCCGCCCTGTTTGCCGCCATGTCTCTCGTCTCCCAGGCCGCGCATGCCGGCCCCCGGCTCGACAAGATCATGGAGACCAAGGTCATCCGCGTGGGCACGCCTGGCGACTACCGCCCGTTTGCCATCAAGACCGACGCGGGCTACAGCGGCCACGACATCGACGTGATTGAAACCATGGCCAAGGAGCTGGGCGTGAAGATCGAGTACGTGCAGACCTCGTGGCCCAACCTGGTGAAGGACCTGCAGGGCGACAAGTTCGACGTGGCCGTGGGGGGCATCACCCGCAACGTCAACCGCATGCGCATTTTTGACATGCTGCCCGGCTACGCGCCGTTCGGCAAAGTGGCCCTGGTGCGTGCGGCCGACAAGGCCAAGTACACCAGTGTGGACGCGATGAACCAGCCCTCCGTGCGCGTCATCAAGAACCCCGGCGGCACCAATGAGACCTATGTGCTCGCCAACCTCAAGGCCGCACAGGTCAGCACGCACGACAAGAACGCCGAGATCCCCGCGCTGATTGCCGAGGGCAAGGGCGACGTGATGATCACCGAGACGTATGAAGCCCTGCACTACGCCAAGGCCGACCCGCGCCTGGCTGCTGCGTTTGTGGACGCACCGCTCACGCCCAAGAACTACCTGGGCTTCATGCTGCCCACCGACGACGCCGACTATGTGCGCGTGATGGGCTTTGTGTGGGGCCTGGTGGACAGCCGGGGCACCATCAAGCAGGCGGCAGACAAGTGGTTGAAGTGATGGCTTTGAACTGACGTGGGCCTGGCGCAAGGGGGCAGTGCGTTACTCGCCCGGAATCTCCGGCTCCACCAGCAGCGCCAGCAGCTGCAGCGACTCCTGCCAGCCCAGGGTGCACATCTCGGTCGGGATCACCGCCGGGATGCCCGCCTGCACGATGGACACCTCGGTGCCCGTCATCACCTTTTTGAGCTGGATGGTGGTGCGCATTTCGCCCGGCAGGTTGGGGTCGTCAAACCGGTCGGTGTGCACGATGCGCTCGCCCGGCACCAGCTCCACATACTCGCCGCCAAATGCGTGCGTGCCGCCGCTGCTCAGGTTGGTGAATTGCATGCGGTAGCTGCCACCCACGCGCGCATCCAGACTCAGCACCCGGCCCGTGAAGCCATGGGGTGGCAGCCATTTGCATAGGGCGTCGGCATCCAGAAACGCGCGGTAGATGCGCTCTGCCGGTGCGCGCAGCACGCGGTGCAGGGTGACGGTGCCGGTCGTGGTGGTCATGCGGGGTCTCCTTGAAGGTGGACATCAGGGTGGATGAAAGCGTGAACCGCCGAACGATATCGCTCATTCAACGTGTTCATACCCCTACGACGAACGGGCCTGCGCGTTTTCGACAACCTGCCGCTGCCACGGCAACTTTTTGTCTCAGGCTGCGACGGTGCGCACTGCAAAGCTCTCGCTGCCCTGCGCCCAGGCCAGCAGCCGATCGATGTTGGGGTGCTTGCCCGGAAAGGCGCGCGCATCTGCCACATGCTCGGCATACCACTCCAGCCCCAGGCTGGCAGCGGCAGGCGTGATCTGCCCGCCATACAGCGCCGCCAGCGCGGCATACACCACCAGCGACCCGGTCTGGCCGGGCTTGTTCTCGATGGTGGCCAGCGTTTGGCCGTCCGCGCCCAGCAGTTGCAGGGCGGCGAGGTGGCTGGCGGAGGGGAGTTGCTTCAGGCGGTCTGCGAAGTTCATGGCAATCAAATTCAAGTGAAATGGGCCGCAAGCGCTAGAAGATCATGCGCGAGCAGCTATAAAAAAGTGAGTGGCTGATACAGCGGGGCGGAATCTTAAAGGATGCGCGTGGGGCCCTGACTTTGAACAGGCGCTACCGTTGAGCAGGCGCTCACGCCTGCCACACCCCAAATCCCGCCGAGCGCAGGTCGATGCCGATCTCGATCTCCCGGTCCACCGCCTCCTCGTAGGTCATGGGGTTGAAGCCCTCGTACAAGTCCGGCAGCAGCCGCAGGCCGTACTGCGTCACAAACCGGTTGGCCTGGATGCCCGCCTTGTGCTTGTCAAACCGCACATCCGGGTCCAGCCCCGTCATGCCCACGTACACGCAGGGCTTGCCGTCGATGTAGCCGGGGTTGCATTTGCGAAAGCGCGGCTCCAGCAGCACGTCTTTGGAGAGTTCGACCACATAGACGTGGTGGTGGGGCTTGCGGCGGCGCATGGGGGCTGGTGGGGGGCGGTGTGGGGTTGGGCTGCTTTACGCAGTCCGTCTGACGGGCTACTCGTCGTCCTCTTCCGCCAGCCCGTCGTCCCGCAGGCGCCGGTCCAGCTTGCCGCGCAGCGCGTCGGCGTCTTGCAGAAACTGGTCCACCGGCACCGCAGGGGCCACGCGCAGGGCGGGCGGGAACAGGCTGCTCATGTACAGCTCGCTGCCCAGCCGCATGCGGTTGAGCCACTGCGCACCCAACCACGACGGCACGCCCAGCAGCACCACGGCCGCCAAGGCCCAGGCCAGGCCCACGCGGCGGCGGGGCAGCACGGTGACCAGGTGGGCGTACAGCGCGCCCGCCAGCACCAGCACCATCAGCACCGGGGCAAACCGCGACAGCGACTCCAGCGAGAACGTGAACGCCGTCAGGTAGCTCAGCAACTGCACGGCGTCGGCCACCAGCACGGCGGCGCATGCGATGCGCACGTGGCGCCAGAACCGCAGCTGGCTGCCAAACA of the Acidovorax sp. 107 genome contains:
- a CDS encoding MaoC family dehydratase N-terminal domain-containing protein; this translates as MSSSQQRSFPKITDSGLEELRERIGIKIGQTAEPWCHEATRDNIRHYAHGIGDDNPLWCDPDYAAKSHYGGIVALPSFLFATSRIVSGYVGGLPGVHAMWSGADWTWHKPIRRNDVISTEASLKDLIEHQTRFAGRAIQQIYHVDFFNQEGDKVAEADSWCFRTERDHAREQGSKYLNVRERGPRQYTDEELNEAYKLYRNEEVRGAVPRYWEDVNVGDQLPTMFKGPMTVTGFIAYAQGWGGLYIRANKLAWKLIDAHPGVGIKNRFGIPDVPERVHWEEDFALEVGAPGAYDYGPERTSWLTHHLTNWMGDTGFLHKASCKIRRHNPEGDMLFIKGKVTRKFVENGQHLVEIEQEAHNQDGELSVLGGGVVVLPSRG
- a CDS encoding CaiB/BaiF CoA-transferase family protein gives rise to the protein MTSFSATALEGLRVVDLTRVLAGPLCTQMLADNGAQVVKIEPPGGDETRHLGPPYDEMGHSAYFAALNRGKKAISLDLSQSDAQEVLHRLLQDADVLVENFLPGTMEKWGLGYEDVLAQRYPRLIYCAISGFGRDGPLGGLPGYDAVLQAQCGLMSINGESATGATRMGIPIVDHLTGYVALTGILMALCSRHQSGAGQRVEATLYDTALSLLLPHASNWFASKKTPGLLGSAHPNIAPYDKFRARDGHVFIGILNDGQFRRFGLHIGCPGLPDDPRFHTNADRIEHRQALKDLIEAAIATADCEPLCEALMRVGVPAGVVNDVPQALAQAHCAHRQMVIRQGPFTALRGPARLYGTPALPGAPPPDFSQHADEVLADLGFNDAQRRDLYSRGIARTRPL
- a CDS encoding tripartite tricarboxylate transporter substrate binding protein, translated to MRTIAAIMTAAGLIATAAATHAQAPQPPYPIKPIRVIVAYAAGQGTDVATRLLGEQLSRELGQPFVVENKAGAGGILGTELAAQAAGDGYTLTMGTNATHVLNQYLYAKMPFDPEKDFEPIAMVGTFPMVLAAGAATPYRAVGDVLDAVKRTPGSSDIAMPSTSARLVLEFLKERSGAPLFGIPYKGSGSAMTDVLGGQLAVTIDTPLALRPHLAAGKLRAIGVTSATPSSLVPGVKPVAEQGYPGFEFVAWNALYAPKGTPAEITRVLNAAVNKVLAKPEVRQRLLDLGFEPAGGSAAYLGVFAKKERQRWAPIIKAAGIRAD
- a CDS encoding IclR family transcriptional regulator; the encoded protein is MDIPAHHSLMALFGAQPQRSTAADAAVNGFTLAGLKPKHTHMVTRSKPAPQPAEAKPAKGMRVRPVPAVTRSIAILRLLGEHKQPLTLKTVAEALHLVPSTCLHILRVLVAEDLVTLDAGTKRYALGTGMISLARSVLEGGGFTQLVQPVLDRLAAQFGVTAMGVEITARQTVMVLALSRSSQPFRVHTDVGSQFDTLVSATGRLIAAYSGEPWPVLKEKFAHVVWDKAPTYTTWKKEVELTRSRGWSLDRDNFMAGITVVAVPVFAPGGRLVHTLVVVGLSSQMGAAVVQQLAQVMQREAAELSRLQGGS
- a CDS encoding PaaI family thioesterase, with amino-acid sequence MLDTPSPPAAGWKARSLPGFIQHAGPLWAKREEHGWAYGFAVGPQHLNPAGAGHGGALMTLMDHALSAVAWEACDRAPCVTLQLDSHFVSPVRAGQFVEARAEVIQRTASLVFMRGELRAGESLVLTAHALLKAMKP
- a CDS encoding LysR family transcriptional regulator; protein product: MKSTVASAQYQLGAAELEVLLAMARTGTLAAAGERLGVDASTVFRAIQRIERGLGQSLFDRSRAGYRPSELAQALAEQAERVEAALEAARSAAQAQPEQVSGTVRISTTDTILHGLIAPALQVLQPRHSALVYELHAGNELVSLTRRDTDIAVRATKRPPQHLVGRQLGMIRSALYAGTASTLALSDVEAGRAAWIAPDDALPDHPSVRWRKKQYPRAQPTYRVNSLLTVMELVALGMGVGVLPLFLAQGRSDLRPLTGSLADGETELWLLTHPESRHLRRIATVYGHLAETVQLP